From a single Populus trichocarpa isolate Nisqually-1 chromosome 17, P.trichocarpa_v4.1, whole genome shotgun sequence genomic region:
- the LOC7461310 gene encoding uncharacterized protein LOC7461310 isoform X1, with protein sequence MPVPIRSGTPKKPSEMMRLFMTTFIGIIFGFFLGISFPTLSLSKMNLPSSLFPSIDLTYIEDKYSGLSKQALFNAWSSLKGNKEASPLLPRYNETEIWVPTNPRGAERLPPGIVASESDFYLRRLWGLPSEDLTIQPRYLVTFTVGYDQKKNIDAAVKKFSENFTIVLFHYDGRTTEWDEFEWSKRTVHISAHKQTKWWYAKRFLHPDIVAPYDYIFLWDEDLGVEHFDAEKYIKLVRKHGLEISQPGLDPDRGTTWAMTKRRDGIEVHKDTEERPGWCTDPHLPPCAAFVEIMATVFSRDAWRCVWHMIQNDLVHGWGLDFAMRKCVEPAHEKIGVVDAQWIIHQGVPSLGSQGQAQKGKAPWEGVRERCRKEWTMFQDRMTNAENVYYKAMEMDPPNSTAR encoded by the exons ATGCCAGTCCCCATTCGGAG TGGAACTCCCAAAAAACCTAGTGAGATGATGAGGCTTTTCATGACAACTTTTATTGGAATAATTTTTGGCTTCTTCTTAGGAATATCCTTTCCAACGCTGTCCTTATCTaag ATGAATCTCCCATCCAGTTTGTTTCCTTCCATTGATCTTACATATATTGAGGACAAATACTCTGGTCTTTCAAAGCAAGCACTGTTCAATGCTTGGTCTTCTCTAAAGGGTAACAAAGAGGCCTCTCCTTTACTTCCCAGATACAACGAGACTGAG ATCTGGGTTCCAACAAATCCTCGAGGTGCTGAAAGACTACCCCCTGGTATAGTTGCTTCTGAATCAGATTTCTACCTCCGCCGACTTTGGGGTCTGCCTAGTGAG GACCTTACCATCCAACCTAGATATCTTGTAACCTTTACTGTTGGCTatgatcagaaaaaaaatatcgatgCGGCAGTTAAAAag TTCTCCGAGAACTTCACCATTGTGTTGTTTCACTATGATGGACGGACAACTGAATGGGATGAGTTTGAGTGGTCAAAGCGAACTGTTCACATCAGTGctcacaaacaaacaaagtg GTGGTATGCCAAACGTTTTCTTCATCCTGACATTGTTGCTCCCTACGATTATATTTTTCTCTGGGATGAGGACCTTGGGGTGGAACATTTTGATGCAGAGAA ATACATTAAACTGGTAAGGAAACATGGTTTGGAGATTTCACAGCCTGGTTTAGATCCAGATAGAGGAACAACATGGGCAATGACAAAGAGAAGAGATGGCATTGAAGTGCACAA GGACACTGAAGAGAGGCCTGGTTGGTGTACAGATCCACATTTGCCTCCATGTGCAGC ATTTGTTGAGATCATGGCAACTGTATTTTCTCGAGATGCATGGCGTTGTGTTTGGCACATGATTCAG AATGACTTGGTTCATGGTTGGGGTCTAGATTTTGCTATGAGGAAATGTGTTGAG CCTGCTCATGAGAAAATAGGAGTTGTGGATGCTCAGTGGATCATTCACCAAGGCGTTCCTTCACTCGGGAGCCAG GGGCAAGCACAGAAAGGAAAGGCACCGTGGGAAGGG GTGAGAGAGAGGTGTCGGAAAGAATGGACAATGTTTCAAGATAGAATGACTAATGCAGAAAATGTCTATTATAAGGCAATGGAAATGGATCCTCCCAATTCAACAGCTcgttag
- the LOC7461310 gene encoding uncharacterized protein LOC7461310 isoform X2, giving the protein MMRLFMTTFIGIIFGFFLGISFPTLSLSKMNLPSSLFPSIDLTYIEDKYSGLSKQALFNAWSSLKGNKEASPLLPRYNETEIWVPTNPRGAERLPPGIVASESDFYLRRLWGLPSEDLTIQPRYLVTFTVGYDQKKNIDAAVKKFSENFTIVLFHYDGRTTEWDEFEWSKRTVHISAHKQTKWWYAKRFLHPDIVAPYDYIFLWDEDLGVEHFDAEKYIKLVRKHGLEISQPGLDPDRGTTWAMTKRRDGIEVHKDTEERPGWCTDPHLPPCAAFVEIMATVFSRDAWRCVWHMIQNDLVHGWGLDFAMRKCVEPAHEKIGVVDAQWIIHQGVPSLGSQGQAQKGKAPWEGVRERCRKEWTMFQDRMTNAENVYYKAMEMDPPNSTAR; this is encoded by the exons ATGATGAGGCTTTTCATGACAACTTTTATTGGAATAATTTTTGGCTTCTTCTTAGGAATATCCTTTCCAACGCTGTCCTTATCTaag ATGAATCTCCCATCCAGTTTGTTTCCTTCCATTGATCTTACATATATTGAGGACAAATACTCTGGTCTTTCAAAGCAAGCACTGTTCAATGCTTGGTCTTCTCTAAAGGGTAACAAAGAGGCCTCTCCTTTACTTCCCAGATACAACGAGACTGAG ATCTGGGTTCCAACAAATCCTCGAGGTGCTGAAAGACTACCCCCTGGTATAGTTGCTTCTGAATCAGATTTCTACCTCCGCCGACTTTGGGGTCTGCCTAGTGAG GACCTTACCATCCAACCTAGATATCTTGTAACCTTTACTGTTGGCTatgatcagaaaaaaaatatcgatgCGGCAGTTAAAAag TTCTCCGAGAACTTCACCATTGTGTTGTTTCACTATGATGGACGGACAACTGAATGGGATGAGTTTGAGTGGTCAAAGCGAACTGTTCACATCAGTGctcacaaacaaacaaagtg GTGGTATGCCAAACGTTTTCTTCATCCTGACATTGTTGCTCCCTACGATTATATTTTTCTCTGGGATGAGGACCTTGGGGTGGAACATTTTGATGCAGAGAA ATACATTAAACTGGTAAGGAAACATGGTTTGGAGATTTCACAGCCTGGTTTAGATCCAGATAGAGGAACAACATGGGCAATGACAAAGAGAAGAGATGGCATTGAAGTGCACAA GGACACTGAAGAGAGGCCTGGTTGGTGTACAGATCCACATTTGCCTCCATGTGCAGC ATTTGTTGAGATCATGGCAACTGTATTTTCTCGAGATGCATGGCGTTGTGTTTGGCACATGATTCAG AATGACTTGGTTCATGGTTGGGGTCTAGATTTTGCTATGAGGAAATGTGTTGAG CCTGCTCATGAGAAAATAGGAGTTGTGGATGCTCAGTGGATCATTCACCAAGGCGTTCCTTCACTCGGGAGCCAG GGGCAAGCACAGAAAGGAAAGGCACCGTGGGAAGGG GTGAGAGAGAGGTGTCGGAAAGAATGGACAATGTTTCAAGATAGAATGACTAATGCAGAAAATGTCTATTATAAGGCAATGGAAATGGATCCTCCCAATTCAACAGCTcgttag